The sequence TCACCCAGCGCGCCAGCGAGACCGGCGACGACTGGGCGCCGACGGCGTTCCCGACGGAGTTTCTGTCGCTGGGTACCGGCGGCATCGGTATTCCGGTGCGGGCCACCATCTCCAGCTTCGGCCCGATTCTGTTGTCGAAGGTGCTGGGCCTCAACGGCACCCAGGAGTCGACGCTGGGCTTGATCTTCCACTGGGCTGACCAGCAGGGGCTGCCGCTGCTGGATCTGAAGGATCTGCGAGCGGTCATCACCTATCTGACCAGTGACGAAGGCAAACCGGAACTGAAAGCGCTGGGGGCGGTGTCACCGGCGACCGCCGGGGTGATCCTGCGTGCGCTGGTCAACCTGGAGGCCGAAGGCGCCGACACCTTCTTCGGGGAGCCGGAACTGGACCCCAAGGATCTGATCCGCCTGGACCCCCAAGGGCGCGGCATCATCTCGCTGCTGGAACTCGGCGACCAGGCGGCGCGCCCGGTGCTGTTCTCCACCTTCTTGATGTGGGTGCTGGCCGACTTGTTCACCTTCCTGCCCGAGGTCGGTGACATCGACAAACCCAAGCTGGTGTTCTTCTTCGACGAGGCGCACCTGCTGTTCACCGACGCCTCCAAGGCTTTCCTCGACCAGGTCGAGCAGACCGTCAAGCTGATCCGCTCGAAGGGCGTCGGCGTGTTCTTCTGTACGCAGTTGCCCACCGACGTGCCCAACGCGGTGCTCTCGCAGCTGGGTGCGCGCATCCAGCATGCGCTGCGGGCCTTCACCCCTGATGACCAGAAGGCGCTCAGCAAGACGGTGCGCACCTACCCGAAAACCGATGTCTACGACCTGGAATCGGCGTTGACCTCGCTGGGGATCGGCGAGGCCGTCGTCACCGTGCTTTCCGAGCGAGGCTCACCCACCCCGGTGGCGTGGACCCGGCTGCGGGCGCCGCGCTCGCTGATGGCCGCCATCGGCAACGACGCGATCCGCGCCGCCGCCCAGGCCAGTCCGTTGCAGGTGCAGTACGGCCAGACCATCGACCGGGACTCGGCGTACGAGCGGCTCAACGCCAAACTGACTCCGCTGCCGGACCTTCCCGGCGATGTGGACCTGCCGGACCTGCCGCCGCCACCGCCGCCGGAGCCGGGTTTCTTCGAGAAGGTGTTGGGCAATCCGGCCGTCAAGAGTGCGATGCGTTCCGCCGGAACCGCTTTCGGCCGCGAGATCACCCGCAGTATCTTCGGCACCGGTCGGCGCCGGCGCTAACCCCCGCCGAGCTTCTTGTAGACCGCTCCCACGATCGGCGTGACGATGGCGCGCGGCGCATAGCCACTGGCCATCGACATGGCCTTGGAAGTGATCCCGGGTACGACGCGCATCTTGTTGCGCGCCAGTGCATCCAGCGACAGCTTCGCGGTGTGTTGTGTGGAGATCCACAAAAAGTCGGGGATCAGCCTGTCGACCAGCGAGGCCTCGGCGGCATCGGGCATCTCGGCACGCACCGGCCCGGGCGCCAGCAACGTCACGTGCACCCCGGACTTCAGCAGCTCGCCGCGCAGCGATTCGCTGAACGTGTTGGCGAACGCCTTGGTCGCGGCGTAGGTGGCGTTGTTGGGGATCGGTGAGTTTCCCGCCGCCGAACCGGAGATCAGGATGCCCCCGGCGCGGCGCGCCAACATACCCGGCAGCACGGCCAAGACCAAGTCATGCACCGCCACCGCGTTCAGCTGTACCTGGGCCTTCTCCGCCACCGGATCCAGACCGGAGATCGGCCCGAACGTCGCGGTTCCGGCGTTGGCGCACAGCACGGAGATCTCCCGCTCGGCCAACTCAGCGCAGAACGCGTCACGGGCCGGTGGATCGGCCAGGTCGACCGCCCGCACCTCCACCGCGACCCCGTACTTGTCACGCAACCGCGCCGCCACGTCGTTGAGCACATCTTCGCGGCGCGCGGTGATGATCAGGGCGTGGCCGCGGGCGGCCAGCTCGGTGGCCAGCGCCTCACCGATCCCCTGGGACGCTCCGGTGACGACGGCGCGGGCATCTGGGCTGGGAGCAGGAATTGGCATGGGGCAATCGTAGAGTGCCACTCATGGACGAGCCGGGGTTGCGGGCTGAGTGGTCAGTAGTTGTCGGCGGTGTGCTGTAAGAACAGAGGCATGAATCTGACGGCGTGGGCTGAGCGCAACGGTGTTGCGCGGGTGACCGCGTATCGCTGGTTTCACCCGGGCCAGTTGCCTGTTGCGGCGCAACGGGTGGGGCGGCTGATCCTGATGAACGATGTAGCCGCTGAGCCAGTCCAGAATCGGCGGACGGCGGTGTATGCGCGGGTCTTGTCGGCGGATCAGAAGACCGATCTGGATCGGCAGGTGGCTCGGGTGACCGCGTGGGCCACTGCTGAACAGATTCCGGTCGACAAGGTGGTGACTGAGGTCGGTTTGGCATTGAACGGGCGCCGCCGTAAGTTCCTGGCCTTGCTGCGCGACCCGACTGTTAGTCAGATCGTGGTGGAGCACCGGGATAGGTTCTGCCGTTTCGGCTCTGAGTATGTCGAAGCCGCACTCGCTGCCCAGGGCCGCGAGTTGCTCGTGGTTGATGCCGCTGAGGTAGACGACGATTAGTACGCGATATGACTGAAATTCTCGCCAGGATGGGCGTCCGGCTTTACGGGAAGCGGGCTGCGGCTAACCGAGCCAAACGTGCGATTGCCGCTGCCGGCGATGGCGAGGCGGCCTGATGGCGCGCTTCGATATTCCCGAGGGTTGGTCGGCGCAGGCGTTCCGGTTCACGTTGGACCCGACCGAAGCCCAAGCTCGTGCGCTGGCACGACATTTCGGCGCTCGTCGTAAGGCATACAACTGGGCTGTGGCCACCTTGAAGGCCGATATTCAGGCGTGGCGTGAGACTGGCATCGAGACGGCGAAGCCTTCGCTGCCGGTGCTGCGAAAGCGGTGGAACCAGGTCAAGAACGATGTGTGTGTCAATGCCGAGACCGGTGCGGTGTGGTGGGCGGAGTGCTCGAAGGAGGCCTACGCCGACGGGATTGCCGGCGCGGTGGATGCCTACTGGAATTGGCAGACCTCTCGTGCCGGCGCCCGGGCTGGCCGGAGAGTTGGTTTTCCGCGATTCAAGCGCAAAGGCCGTGACTGCGACCGCGTGTCGTTCACGACCGGGGCGATGCGGGTGGAGCCCGACCGCCGCCACCTCACACTTCCGGTGATCGGCTGTGTACGCACCCATGAGAACACCCGCCGGCTGCAACGGCTCATCGCGAAAGACCGAGCGCGGGTGTTGGCGATCTCGGTTCGCCGCAACGGTACCCGAATGGATGCGAGTGTGCGCGTGCTGATGCAGCGCCCCCAGCGGCCCAACGTGGCATTCCCGGGTTCGCGGGTCGGTGTCGATGTGGGGGTGCGTCGACTGGCGACCGTGGCCAACGACACCGGTGAGGTCATCGAGCGAGTTGCCAACCCGCGCCCGCTCGATGCCGCCCTCACGCAGCTGCGGCGGGTCAGCCGGGCTCGGTCGCGCTGCAGGAAAGGCTCACGGCGCTATCGTGAGCGCACCACCGAGATGTCCCGGCTGCACCGCCGGGTCAACGATGTCCGTACCCATCACCTGCACGTCCTGACCACGCGATTGGCCAAAACCCACGGCCGCATCGTTGTCGAAGGCTTGGACGCTGCCGGGATGCTGCGGCAAAAGGGCCTGTCAGGGGCGCGCGCCCGCCGGCGCGCGCTCTCCGATGCGGCTCTGGGCACCCCGCGCCGGCACCTGTCCTACAAGACGGGCTGGTACGGATCGTCACTGGTGGTCGCCGACTGTTGGTTCCCCTCGTCGAAAACCTGCCACGCCTGCGGGCATGTGCAAGATATCGGCTGGGGCGAACAGTGGCGATGCGATGACTGCTCGACATCGCACCACCGCGACGACAACGCCGCGATCACCCTCGCACGCTACGAGGAGCCCGCTATGGGCAATAGTGTCGTCGGCCCAGTTGGGGCCGCCGTCAAGCGTGGAGCCGACCGTAAGACCCAGCCTGGCCGGGCAGGTGGCCGTGAAACGCGGAAGGGAGGCAGTCACACGGTTGCCGAACATCCCCGAGACGGGGTGCAAGTCGCGTGACCACTAATGATCACTCACTTGCAACGGCGGACAAGCCGGGGCGATCCCGGATCGTGGCGTGGGCCCTGTGGGACACCGGCGCGGCCGGTGTCAGCGCCATCGTGGTGACGTTCGTGTACTCGGTGTATCTGACCAGCAGTGTCGGCCGCGACCTGCCCGGACAGGTGTCCCCGGCCAGCTGGCTGGGCCGCACCCTGGCCATTTCCGGGCTGACCGTGGCCGCGATAGCGCCGGTGATCGGGGTCTGGGTGGCCGCCCCGCACCGTCGTCGCGTGACGCTGGCGGTGCTGACCGGTACCGCAGCGGTGCTGACCGCCTCGATGAGCCTGATCCGTGACGAACCCGCCTACCTGGCTCCGGGACTGCTGCTGCTGGCGCTGGTCGCCGCGTGCGGCGACCTGGCCGGCGTGCCCTACAACGCCATGCTGCGGCAGCTGTCGACGCCGCAGAACTCCGGGCGGATCTCCGGCTTCGGCTGGGCGGCGGGCTATGCCGGCAGCGTGGTGTTGTTGCTGCTCGTCTATGTGGGCTGCATCGCCGGCAGCGGTCCCACCCGCGGCCTGCTCGGCTTGTCCACCGAGGGCGGCCACAACATTCGGGTGGCGATGCTGCTGGCCGCGGCCTGGCTGACGGTGTTCGCCTTGCCGTTGCTGCTCACCGCGCACCGCCTGGCCGGCGAGGGCGAGGAGCCTCCGCTGCGGCTCGGGTTCTTCGGCGGTTACCGCCAGCTGTGGCGCGACATCACCGCGGAATGGCACCGCGACCGCAACCTGGTCTTCTACCTGGTGGCCAGCGCGATCTTCCGCGACGGGCTGGCCGGGGTGTTCGCGTTCGGTGCGGTGCTCGGCGTCAACGTCTATGGCATCTCGGCCGGCGACGTCCTGATCTTCGGGGTGGCCGCCAGCGTGGTCGCCGCGGTGGGCGCTATCACCGGTGGCCTGCTCGACGACCGGATCGGATCCAAAACCGTCATCGTCGGGTCACTGGTCGCGATGATCGCCGCCGGCACCACGCTGATGACGCTGTCCGGACCCCGGGCGTTCTGGGCCTGTGGGCTGGTGCTGTGTCTGTTCATCGGGCCGACCCAATCCGCGGCGCGCACCCTGCTGCTGCGGATGGCGCAGGACGGTCGGGATGGGTTCGAAGGGGTGGCGTTCGGCCTCTACACGATGACCGGTCGGGCGGTGTCGTTCCTGGCGCCGTGGCTGTTCTCGGTCTTCGTCGACGTCTTCGGCACCGACCGGGCGGGCATGGGCGGGCTGTGCACGGTGTTGTTGCTCGGTCTGCTCGCGGTCCTGCCGGTGCGCGTCAGCCGGCCGCCGCGCACACCGTGAGGATCGAACCGGTGCGCTGACGGACCCGGGTGCCGTCCACCGATACCGAGCAGGTGATCTGCTCGCCGAAATTGACCACCGTGACCGCCGCGGCCGTCGTCGCCGGCGGCGTCAGTGTCACCTGCTTGCTCCACGGCAGAGCCACATTGAACTCGGTCTGCAATATTCCGCCGGTATCGATATAGGCGATGCTGAGCGCCCTGCCGGTCCCGCTGACGCTGTAGACGATCGTCTCGGGGACACCGGCGGTGGTCGAGGTCGTCGGTGGCGGTGCGGTCGTCGTGGTGCTGGGCGCGGGAGTCCGTGACGGTGGCGGAGTGGTGGTGGGGACGCGCTTGGGAACCGGGGTGCTTGGCGCTGTCGGCAGCGGGGTCACCGGCGTCACGGTGGCCGAATTGCGCTGCGAGCCATTGGCGATCACCAGGGCGATCACCATGCCGACCACCAGCAGCACTGCGGCACCGGCCACCAGAAACAGCCAGTTGGGGAATCTCGGGGGCTCCGGCGGTCCGCCCTCGCCGCCGCCTACCGGTCCACCTGGCGGGGGCTGGGGCGGCTCCCAGTGTTGCCGCGGCAACTGCTCGGTCGGGTGGGGAGCCTGCGGCGGATAGCCGGGCGGGTACGTCGGGAGCTGCCCGGCGTACGCCGGGTCGACGTATGGCGGAAAGCCGTAGGTCGGCGGTTCGGACGCTCCACCGCGCTGCCACTGCTGATTGGAACCATCCGGTCGGTACGGATCGGTCATGCCCACCTCATGGCTTGCAGGGTACCTGCGCCGAGCGCTCGCGGCCGGGACGTCGGGCGCGCCCGACTAAATTCCGACGGCGCCCAGCGCGCTGATCGTCATCGCCCGCAACACCGCTCGCGAGCGTTCCGGCCCGGCCGATTTGGCTCCGGAGGGCTTCACGCTGTGCGGGGTCGAGTTCAACAAGCCGAACGCCGCATGGGCCATCAGCCGCGCATCGGCCTCGGCCAGCCCGGGACGCAGCGCACACAACACGCTCACCCACACCTCCACGTACTGACGCTGGGCGCTGCGCACTTGGCGCTGCGCGGCGGCCGGCAGATGCGCCAGGTCACGGTCCTGGATCCGAATCAGGTCCGGCTCGCCGAGGGCGAAATCGAGATGAAAATCGACCAGGCCGTCCAGCACTTCCTGCGGGCTGCGTCCGCTGGCTTCGACGGCGCGCGCCCCCGCGAGCAGCCGGGTGCTGATACCGACCAGCAACTCCACCAGCAGTGCTTCCTTGCCCGCGAAGTGTCGGTAGATGGCCGGGCCGCTTACGCCGGCGGCCGCGCCGATGTCCTCCAGCCGCACGGCCGGGTAGCCGCCCTGGGCGAAGAGGCGTTCGGCGGCCGTGAGCAACTGGCTACGCCGGTCGGACTTCAGCCGGCTGCGCCGGTTGGCCGGCTCGTCGTTGCCCGCCGAGTCGGCCGAGATGGACTTCGGAATGGAAGAAGCCATCACGCCTCCGCTCCGTCGTGGACATCTCAGTTAATGGCCACTAACGTAACACCCGTCGCCTCGGAACACATCCGACTTCGGGCGGCACCGGTGGAGGGGCCGATGGCAACTGCGGTACCCGCGGCACAGGACGACTTGTCCTACGCCCGCGGCGGGTCCCACCCCGCCCTGTTGGAGACGACGATCGGCGCCAACCTCGCGGCCACCGCGAGTGCGTTCCCCGATCGCGATGCGTTGGTTGACGTTCCGTCGGGCCGGCGCTGGACCTACGCCGAACTCT is a genomic window of Mycolicibacter heraklionensis containing:
- a CDS encoding helicase HerA-like domain-containing protein; amino-acid sequence: MSPDSAANAAQQIAAGYAADGQALELGTVVIDGTADAAAQVRIPLATINRHGLVAGATGTGKTKTLQVIAEQLSAAGVPVLMADVKGDLSGLSRAGEAGDKVTQRASETGDDWAPTAFPTEFLSLGTGGIGIPVRATISSFGPILLSKVLGLNGTQESTLGLIFHWADQQGLPLLDLKDLRAVITYLTSDEGKPELKALGAVSPATAGVILRALVNLEAEGADTFFGEPELDPKDLIRLDPQGRGIISLLELGDQAARPVLFSTFLMWVLADLFTFLPEVGDIDKPKLVFFFDEAHLLFTDASKAFLDQVEQTVKLIRSKGVGVFFCTQLPTDVPNAVLSQLGARIQHALRAFTPDDQKALSKTVRTYPKTDVYDLESALTSLGIGEAVVTVLSERGSPTPVAWTRLRAPRSLMAAIGNDAIRAAAQASPLQVQYGQTIDRDSAYERLNAKLTPLPDLPGDVDLPDLPPPPPPEPGFFEKVLGNPAVKSAMRSAGTAFGREITRSIFGTGRRRR
- the cmrA gene encoding mycolate reductase (Catalyzes the final step in mycolic acid biosynthesis.), producing the protein MPIPAPSPDARAVVTGASQGIGEALATELAARGHALIITARREDVLNDVAARLRDKYGVAVEVRAVDLADPPARDAFCAELAEREISVLCANAGTATFGPISGLDPVAEKAQVQLNAVAVHDLVLAVLPGMLARRAGGILISGSAAGNSPIPNNATYAATKAFANTFSESLRGELLKSGVHVTLLAPGPVRAEMPDAAEASLVDRLIPDFLWISTQHTAKLSLDALARNKMRVVPGITSKAMSMASGYAPRAIVTPIVGAVYKKLGGG
- the tnpB gene encoding IS607 family element RNA-guided endonuclease TnpB — protein: MARFDIPEGWSAQAFRFTLDPTEAQARALARHFGARRKAYNWAVATLKADIQAWRETGIETAKPSLPVLRKRWNQVKNDVCVNAETGAVWWAECSKEAYADGIAGAVDAYWNWQTSRAGARAGRRVGFPRFKRKGRDCDRVSFTTGAMRVEPDRRHLTLPVIGCVRTHENTRRLQRLIAKDRARVLAISVRRNGTRMDASVRVLMQRPQRPNVAFPGSRVGVDVGVRRLATVANDTGEVIERVANPRPLDAALTQLRRVSRARSRCRKGSRRYRERTTEMSRLHRRVNDVRTHHLHVLTTRLAKTHGRIVVEGLDAAGMLRQKGLSGARARRRALSDAALGTPRRHLSYKTGWYGSSLVVADCWFPSSKTCHACGHVQDIGWGEQWRCDDCSTSHHRDDNAAITLARYEEPAMGNSVVGPVGAAVKRGADRKTQPGRAGGRETRKGGSHTVAEHPRDGVQVA
- a CDS encoding MFS transporter gives rise to the protein MTTNDHSLATADKPGRSRIVAWALWDTGAAGVSAIVVTFVYSVYLTSSVGRDLPGQVSPASWLGRTLAISGLTVAAIAPVIGVWVAAPHRRRVTLAVLTGTAAVLTASMSLIRDEPAYLAPGLLLLALVAACGDLAGVPYNAMLRQLSTPQNSGRISGFGWAAGYAGSVVLLLLVYVGCIAGSGPTRGLLGLSTEGGHNIRVAMLLAAAWLTVFALPLLLTAHRLAGEGEEPPLRLGFFGGYRQLWRDITAEWHRDRNLVFYLVASAIFRDGLAGVFAFGAVLGVNVYGISAGDVLIFGVAASVVAAVGAITGGLLDDRIGSKTVIVGSLVAMIAAGTTLMTLSGPRAFWACGLVLCLFIGPTQSAARTLLLRMAQDGRDGFEGVAFGLYTMTGRAVSFLAPWLFSVFVDVFGTDRAGMGGLCTVLLLGLLAVLPVRVSRPPRTP
- a CDS encoding MmpS family transport accessory protein; amino-acid sequence: MTDPYRPDGSNQQWQRGGASEPPTYGFPPYVDPAYAGQLPTYPPGYPPQAPHPTEQLPRQHWEPPQPPPGGPVGGGEGGPPEPPRFPNWLFLVAGAAVLLVVGMVIALVIANGSQRNSATVTPVTPLPTAPSTPVPKRVPTTTPPPSRTPAPSTTTTAPPPTTSTTAGVPETIVYSVSGTGRALSIAYIDTGGILQTEFNVALPWSKQVTLTPPATTAAAVTVVNFGEQITCSVSVDGTRVRQRTGSILTVCAAAG
- a CDS encoding SACE_7040 family transcriptional regulator: MASSIPKSISADSAGNDEPANRRSRLKSDRRSQLLTAAERLFAQGGYPAVRLEDIGAAAGVSGPAIYRHFAGKEALLVELLVGISTRLLAGARAVEASGRSPQEVLDGLVDFHLDFALGEPDLIRIQDRDLAHLPAAAQRQVRSAQRQYVEVWVSVLCALRPGLAEADARLMAHAAFGLLNSTPHSVKPSGAKSAGPERSRAVLRAMTISALGAVGI